One genomic region from Candidatus Poribacteria bacterium encodes:
- the mtnP gene encoding S-methyl-5'-thioadenosine phosphorylase has product MKVKIGVIGGSGFYEMEGLTDIEEIDLDTPFGKPSDRIVIGTLEGKKVAFLPRHGRGHRILPSELNVRANIYALKSLGVEWLISVSAVGSLREEIKPRDFVVPDQIFDNTKGRKSTFFGEGMAVHVAMADPFCPVLRGILVQSAKEHGVTVHDGGTYICIEGPQFSTRAESEVYRKLGFDVIGMTAIPEAKLAREAEMCYATLACVTDYDCWHPEHEEVTAEMILSNLLANVEHAKTVVKRAVALIPEERTGCDCSRALEKAIATRPDAIPYETKRKLSLLIGNYIKRSNFL; this is encoded by the coding sequence ATGAAGGTCAAAATAGGTGTGATCGGCGGCAGCGGTTTTTATGAGATGGAGGGGTTAACCGATATAGAGGAGATCGATCTCGATACCCCATTCGGCAAACCGAGCGATAGGATAGTCATCGGCACGCTGGAGGGGAAAAAGGTGGCCTTTCTGCCCCGCCACGGCAGGGGGCACAGGATACTTCCCTCTGAGCTGAACGTCAGAGCCAACATCTACGCCCTTAAAAGCCTGGGGGTCGAATGGCTCATATCCGTCAGCGCCGTCGGCAGCCTCAGGGAGGAGATCAAGCCCCGCGATTTCGTCGTTCCCGATCAGATATTTGACAACACCAAGGGCAGGAAAAGCACCTTCTTCGGGGAGGGGATGGCGGTCCACGTGGCCATGGCCGACCCCTTCTGCCCCGTCCTGCGCGGGATACTGGTTCAAAGCGCAAAAGAGCATGGCGTCACGGTGCACGACGGGGGAACTTACATCTGCATAGAGGGGCCGCAGTTTTCCACGAGAGCTGAATCTGAGGTTTACAGAAAGCTGGGTTTCGACGTCATAGGTATGACCGCCATACCGGAGGCGAAGCTCGCCAGAGAGGCCGAGATGTGCTATGCCACATTGGCCTGCGTGACCGATTACGATTGCTGGCACCCTGAACATGAGGAGGTCACGGCGGAGATGATACTCTCGAACCTGCTCGCCAACGTGGAACACGCCAAGACGGTCGTCAAAAGAGCCGTAGCGCTTATACCCGAGGAGAGAACCGGTTGTGACTGTTCCAGAGCGCTGGAAAAGGCGATAGCAACTCGACCGGACGCCATCCCATACGAAACCAAACGTAAGCTCTCTCTGCTTATCGGGAATTATATAAAACGCTCAAATTTCCTTTGA